The nucleotide sequence AATTGATAGTGGTGCTGATGGGGAGACTCGAACTCCCGGCCTCTTGATTACGAATCAAGTGCTCTAGCCAACTGAGCTACATCAGCATTCAGGGGCCGGCATTATACGACGAAATTTTTTATTCCGCAAGGCCCAGAAGGTTGTCTGCGGCAAAGTGCGCCGCGCCGTCGAGGGCGGTTTCGGGATTGAGCGAAACGCGGACGGGCATTGCCGCGAGCAGCGGGGAAAAACGTCCCTTGGCCCGGAAGCTCTCCATGAAATACTGCTGCAGAAACGGGAGGATTTTCGGCGCGATCCCCCCGCCGATATAGACGCCCCCCGTTGCCATCGTTTTAAGTGCAAGGTTCCCCGCTTCGGCACCGTAGATCGCGGCAAAGAGTGCGAGGGTCTCCCGGCAGAGGGGGTCGTTGTGCAGCAGCGCCCCTTCGCTGATCTTCGCGCTGGGGTCTTCGTCCGGTCCGAGGCGGCGCATGAACTCCGGTTCCGGCGCGATAAGCTTCGTTTTCAGAAACTGGTAGAGGGTGTAAACACCGGGTCCGGAGAGGACGCGCTCGGTGCTGGCATGTGCGGGATGGCGTTCCCACAGCCAGGAGAGCAGCTCCTGCTGCAGCGGCGTAGCGGGGGCGAAATCGCAATGGCCCCCTTCGGAGCCGACCGGCTGATAGCCCTGGCCGTCAAAAAAGAGCATGGCTTCGCCCAGCCCGGTCCCGGCGG is from Sulfurimonas sp. HSL-1656 and encodes:
- the glk gene encoding glucokinase, which codes for MTRSPLILAGDIGGTKTNLALYRLREAGLELETKRQYASREHADFASIVDHFLDASAIAQIDAACFGIAGPVIGGVCKTTNLPWEIDTRQLQARLETPRVRLLNDLESTAYGMLYLDDVDFVDLNPAAEPGAGNRAVIAAGTGLGEAMLFFDGQGYQPVGSEGGHCDFAPATPLQQELLSWLWERHPAHASTERVLSGPGVYTLYQFLKTKLIAPEPEFMRRLGPDEDPSAKISEGALLHNDPLCRETLALFAAIYGAEAGNLALKTMATGGVYIGGGIAPKILPFLQQYFMESFRAKGRFSPLLAAMPVRVSLNPETALDGAAHFAADNLLGLAE